A region from the Mucilaginibacter sp. CSA2-8R genome encodes:
- a CDS encoding RagB/SusD family nutrient uptake outer membrane protein: MKKIFTKILLPLMIVLGTGALSSCKKYLERSPLTDIKETDPYKNFRNFQGFTEEIYNCIPLLSVNQAHNSINLGEDEFWNPLEQRLVSYHIDNGNYFNWTGVLYTFLGTDGSGASNTDNANKGNLWGLCWYGIRKANLGIANLDKMTDATQEEKDLIAGQLYFFRGFLHFQVMQYWGGLPYIDQVVPTNNVIKFPRLSYQATADKVAADLKKASELLPSNWDETTAGKQTLGNNNDRINKWMALGFLAKNYLFAGSPLMNRESTGSSTYNTDYCKKAADVFAQMLQGIESTQRYELAPYSQIRDILYTWNKGGLVPGLKENIMHEGMSGINNRWRYNQVNDYRPIVIHSSGIKVYPTANYADYYGMANGLPIPDPEKADAESGYDPEYPWRNRDPRFYNDILIDGEKCVTNGSAVGNNEFRQYASLFTNGLMRTADGNNKVWTGYMNSKVVAKNMNNVDGTGLPENNTFALSLMRLADVYLMYAEATANGYGTPQSIAPGYSLSAVAAVNKVRTRAGMPGINTKFLGSTTSFMSELRRERAVELAFEGHRFNDLRRWLLLTQRPYTQKKAIEFDRALPNAQVYADPRNARVRNFRETVLFERQFTDRHYWLPFLRDDVNTYAEFKQNPGW; the protein is encoded by the coding sequence ATGAAAAAAATATTTACGAAAATATTGTTGCCCTTGATGATTGTGTTGGGCACAGGTGCACTAAGTTCGTGCAAAAAATATCTGGAAAGATCTCCTTTAACTGATATCAAAGAAACGGACCCTTATAAAAACTTTCGCAACTTTCAGGGTTTTACCGAAGAGATTTATAACTGTATTCCGCTATTGAGCGTAAATCAGGCTCATAATTCAATTAATCTCGGCGAAGATGAATTTTGGAACCCTCTAGAACAGCGACTTGTTTCTTATCATATTGATAATGGTAATTACTTTAACTGGACCGGAGTTCTTTATACCTTTTTAGGTACTGATGGATCTGGTGCTTCCAATACTGATAATGCCAACAAAGGTAATTTATGGGGCTTGTGCTGGTATGGTATCCGGAAAGCCAATCTTGGCATTGCCAACCTGGATAAAATGACTGATGCAACGCAAGAAGAGAAAGATTTAATAGCTGGACAGCTTTATTTTTTCAGGGGCTTTCTTCACTTTCAGGTAATGCAATATTGGGGTGGCTTGCCTTATATAGACCAGGTGGTACCAACCAACAACGTTATTAAATTTCCCCGTTTGAGTTATCAGGCTACAGCCGACAAGGTTGCGGCCGATTTAAAGAAAGCATCAGAACTGTTGCCTTCAAACTGGGACGAGACAACCGCAGGTAAACAAACCCTGGGTAACAATAACGATCGGATTAACAAATGGATGGCATTAGGCTTTTTGGCTAAAAATTACCTGTTTGCCGGTAGCCCACTCATGAACCGTGAATCAACCGGGAGCAGTACCTACAACACAGATTACTGTAAAAAGGCAGCCGATGTTTTTGCGCAAATGCTGCAGGGCATTGAGTCTACCCAGCGTTATGAGTTAGCTCCTTATTCACAAATACGTGATATACTTTACACCTGGAACAAAGGTGGTTTAGTTCCGGGTTTAAAAGAAAATATAATGCACGAAGGCATGTCAGGTATCAATAATCGCTGGCGATACAACCAGGTAAATGATTACCGGCCTATAGTTATTCACTCGTCTGGTATTAAAGTGTATCCTACTGCCAATTATGCAGATTATTATGGGATGGCCAACGGGTTACCTATTCCTGATCCTGAAAAAGCAGATGCTGAGAGTGGTTACGACCCGGAGTATCCATGGCGCAACCGCGACCCTCGCTTTTACAATGATATTTTGATTGATGGCGAAAAATGTGTTACCAATGGATCTGCTGTTGGTAATAATGAGTTCCGGCAATATGCAAGTTTATTTACCAATGGCTTAATGCGCACCGCTGATGGTAATAATAAAGTTTGGACCGGGTACATGAACTCTAAAGTGGTTGCCAAGAATATGAACAACGTAGATGGTACCGGTTTGCCTGAAAATAACACGTTTGCGTTAAGCTTAATGCGATTGGCCGATGTGTATTTAATGTATGCCGAGGCTACCGCTAACGGTTACGGCACGCCGCAGAGCATTGCTCCCGGATATTCTTTGTCGGCAGTGGCTGCGGTTAATAAGGTGCGTACTCGTGCTGGTATGCCAGGCATAAATACTAAATTTTTAGGCTCAACTACCAGTTTCATGAGCGAGCTGCGCCGCGAAAGAGCAGTGGAGTTGGCATTTGAAGGCCATAGGTTTAATGATTTACGCCGTTGGTTACTATTAACACAGCGCCCGTATACACAAAAAAAAGCTATTGAGTTTGACCGTGCTTTGCCTAATGCTCAGGTTTACGCAGATCCGAGAAATGCCCGTGTAAGAAATTTCAGGGAAACGGTTTTATTTGAAAGGCAATTTACTGATCGTCACTACTGGTTACCTTTCTTAAGAGACGATGTGAACACCTATGCTGAGTTTAAACAGAATCCGGGTTGGTAA
- a CDS encoding TonB-dependent receptor has protein sequence MIINNEKRYAGFLFLLLLMLFDATSTFAQNSITIRGTVTEKNGDPVIGAVISTKTASSRKTMADKDGKFSLTVPNSGNVVLVVSFLGMVTKEVPVTPGAPINVILESETRNMNEVVVVGYGQQKKASVVGAIVQTTGKVLERTGGVTNLGMALTGNLPGLVTQSSSGQPGGEDPQITIRGTSSWNNSAALVLVDGIERSISSLDISSVESISVLKDASATAVYGVRGANGVILVTTKKGVEGKPQIQFRSNVTTKIASKLPEKYDSYDALTIRNRLLERESIVDQGVWAAYLPASIIDKYRNPANSTERDRYPNVDWEKELFKNKAMSYNTSVNVSGGSKFVNYFAGIDLVQEGDLFKTFQNNRGYKPGFGYNRTNFRSNLDFNLTKTTTFSTKLFGSKGVRKLPYGLNDGDGQYWSSAYRTAPDTFQPVYSDGTYGYYPTSIQDQPNAAFWLAYSGVEERTATQLTTDFILNQRLDMVTKGLSFRSSISLDNSFLERNRGINDQFNSAQRKWISPSTGLTGYEVSPIVAGSQVDFSDPVSWQVNPGAVDKTATFRQINYQIGLNYNRSFGAHEVTGLALLQRNRRATGSDFASFREDWVFRATYAYKGRYLFETNGAYNGSEKFGPENRFAFFPSLSAGWVITQEPFMRNVKFIDNLKFRGSWGRIGDDAANTGGRFTFRDSYLYGGNTQSGTNQPVFTPAYSPYTIYRQGNLGNPDISWETSEKRNLAADYSFFRGQISGSVDFFNDRRKRIVIQGDGRAIPSFYGFVRSAPSVNLGEVKTSGYEIQVNLTHSFSNNIRVWANTAVTHAENKTIFRDDRELKPAYQKQAGFAIGQSNTYINSGYINSWDDLYGSTTRDASNQNKLPGDYNIIDFNADGVINTNDTAPYGFTGNPQNTYNATVGFEWKRFSLFAQFYGVNNVTRQIFFPNFQGSSNLIFVERPFYNASNGQGDVPLPRYSVQNASGANGTRYYYDASYLRLKNAEIGYALPANYVKKVGLKTARLYVNGNNLLLWTKMPDDRESNFSGAGDGSNGAYPTVKRFNIGIDITL, from the coding sequence ATGATAATAAATAATGAAAAGCGATATGCAGGATTTTTGTTCTTGCTACTGCTGATGCTTTTTGACGCGACATCGACGTTTGCGCAAAACAGCATAACCATAAGGGGTACTGTAACCGAAAAAAACGGCGATCCGGTAATCGGTGCTGTAATTTCGACCAAAACTGCCAGTTCCCGCAAAACGATGGCCGATAAAGACGGAAAGTTTTCGCTAACCGTACCCAACAGTGGTAACGTTGTACTGGTAGTTTCTTTTTTAGGTATGGTAACTAAAGAAGTACCTGTTACTCCGGGCGCACCTATTAATGTAATACTGGAGAGCGAAACCAGAAACATGAACGAAGTTGTGGTGGTTGGCTACGGGCAGCAAAAAAAGGCCAGTGTAGTTGGTGCCATTGTGCAAACGACGGGTAAGGTGTTAGAACGCACGGGCGGTGTAACTAACTTAGGTATGGCTTTAACAGGTAACCTGCCTGGTTTAGTAACTCAATCATCTTCGGGTCAGCCGGGCGGCGAGGATCCGCAAATCACCATCCGAGGTACAAGTTCATGGAATAACAGCGCAGCGCTGGTGCTGGTTGATGGTATCGAGCGTTCTATCAGTTCGCTTGATATATCCTCGGTAGAAAGTATTTCCGTTTTAAAAGATGCATCAGCCACTGCAGTATATGGTGTACGTGGTGCAAATGGTGTAATTTTAGTAACCACCAAAAAAGGTGTTGAAGGCAAACCGCAGATACAGTTTCGCTCAAACGTTACTACTAAAATAGCCTCTAAGTTGCCCGAAAAGTACGATTCATACGATGCTTTAACTATTAGAAACCGGCTTTTAGAAAGAGAATCAATTGTAGACCAAGGCGTATGGGCAGCCTACTTACCAGCGTCTATTATTGATAAATACCGTAATCCGGCTAATTCTACAGAACGCGACCGTTATCCAAACGTAGATTGGGAAAAGGAGTTGTTTAAAAATAAAGCCATGTCCTACAATACATCGGTTAATGTGTCGGGCGGCTCTAAATTTGTAAATTATTTTGCAGGTATAGACTTGGTACAAGAAGGTGATTTATTTAAAACATTTCAAAATAACCGTGGCTACAAACCGGGCTTTGGTTACAACCGTACCAACTTCCGAAGCAATCTCGACTTCAATTTAACCAAAACAACTACTTTTTCTACCAAGCTATTTGGTTCAAAAGGTGTTCGTAAGCTGCCTTATGGGCTTAACGATGGCGATGGTCAGTATTGGTCTTCTGCTTACCGTACTGCACCGGATACATTTCAGCCAGTTTACTCAGATGGAACTTATGGTTACTATCCAACCTCTATTCAAGATCAGCCAAATGCTGCTTTCTGGCTGGCATACTCGGGTGTTGAAGAGCGTACAGCCACCCAGCTTACTACCGATTTTATCCTGAATCAAAGGTTAGATATGGTAACTAAGGGGCTTAGTTTTAGATCAAGCATATCGTTAGACAATAGCTTTTTAGAAAGAAACCGTGGTATTAATGACCAGTTTAACTCTGCACAACGTAAGTGGATTAGTCCATCAACAGGTTTAACTGGGTATGAAGTTTCTCCGATTGTTGCAGGATCTCAAGTAGACTTTAGTGATCCCGTATCATGGCAGGTTAACCCAGGTGCGGTAGATAAAACTGCTACCTTCAGGCAAATCAACTACCAAATAGGTTTAAATTACAACCGCAGTTTCGGTGCGCATGAGGTAACCGGTTTGGCATTGTTGCAACGCAATCGCCGTGCAACCGGCAGCGACTTTGCAAGTTTTCGTGAGGATTGGGTTTTTAGAGCTACGTATGCGTACAAAGGCAGGTACCTTTTTGAAACCAACGGCGCATACAACGGCTCTGAAAAATTCGGACCTGAAAATCGTTTTGCTTTCTTTCCTTCTCTATCAGCTGGATGGGTTATCACGCAAGAGCCTTTCATGAGGAATGTCAAATTTATCGACAATCTTAAATTCCGCGGTTCCTGGGGTAGGATCGGTGATGATGCCGCCAATACCGGCGGCCGCTTTACATTCCGCGATTCATATTTATATGGCGGTAATACGCAGTCGGGAACTAACCAGCCGGTTTTTACCCCTGCTTATTCACCTTATACAATTTATCGTCAGGGAAATTTAGGCAATCCCGACATTTCTTGGGAGACTTCAGAAAAACGAAATCTTGCTGCCGATTATAGCTTTTTTAGGGGGCAAATATCGGGTAGCGTAGACTTTTTTAACGATAGGCGTAAACGCATTGTTATTCAAGGCGATGGCCGTGCAATACCTTCGTTTTATGGTTTTGTAAGAAGCGCTCCGAGCGTAAATCTTGGAGAGGTTAAAACCAGCGGTTATGAGATTCAGGTTAATTTGACCCACTCTTTTAGCAATAACATCCGTGTTTGGGCAAATACAGCCGTTACCCATGCCGAAAATAAAACTATTTTTCGGGATGACAGGGAGTTGAAGCCTGCTTATCAAAAACAAGCTGGCTTTGCTATAGGCCAATCAAATACGTACATCAATAGTGGCTATATCAACAGTTGGGACGACCTTTACGGGAGTACTACTCGTGATGCCAGCAACCAAAATAAGCTCCCTGGAGATTATAACATTATTGATTTTAATGCCGACGGTGTTATTAATACTAACGATACAGCTCCGTATGGGTTTACAGGTAACCCGCAAAATACGTACAATGCTACCGTTGGTTTTGAATGGAAACGATTTAGCTTATTTGCTCAGTTTTATGGCGTTAATAATGTAACGCGTCAAATATTTTTCCCCAATTTTCAGGGTTCAAGCAACTTGATTTTTGTTGAGCGCCCATTTTATAATGCTTCAAATGGACAAGGGGATGTGCCGTTGCCAAGATATTCTGTACAAAATGCTTCTGGAGCTAATGGTACCCGGTATTATTACGATGCCTCCTATTTGCGTTTAAAAAATGCTGAAATAGGTTATGCGCTTCCGGCTAATTATGTAAAAAAAGTTGGTTTAAAAACTGCCCGTTTATATGTAAACGGCAACAACTTATTGTTGTGGACCAAGATGCCTGATGATCGCGAGTCTAATTTTAGCGGTGCCGGCGATGGTAGTAATGGTGCATATCCAACCGTAAAGCGCTTTAACATAGGTATTGATATAACCTTGTAA
- a CDS encoding TIM-barrel domain-containing protein produces MIKSLLLFLTLWLALPAFGQLYKSHFIKPDKVAIDFSEGVLDIIPVSEKAVRIQYHQGALKETQELVLINKIQIPKFKVVATPSTIKLSTRSLLVTFSKLTGAISFADASGKIFLQEKLGSRKLTPGSTQGEKCFTAEQSFTSAPDETLLGLGQFQDGGFNLLNLSRKLTQVNTQIAIPFIYSSKNYGILWHQYGLTYYNPSDSVVTLAKKDTVAGGKADAEVTTTAGTKKVSQQQALYRGTLNIYRAGMYSFLLDLGDMDNRHLLIIDGKPVIDQSNLWLPPAVGKLAHLEAGTHTIQVVCKASNKPKLTWKPADNSTTFRSPNARELDYLVFKGANADEVISNYRNLSGQVPMLPLWAYGFWQCRERYTSGNHLVETVKEFRKRNLPVDVIVQDWQYWGKYGWGVPKFDETNYPDPQKFIGELHQLNARLSVSVWENLDKRSDVAKPYIAQNLYIANSPWIDIFNPATQKVHWNALNQNLFANGVDSWWMDATEPENDALAGKQTYLGPGDFYRLVYPLFVSKAVYDGQRQTNPKKRVAILTRSAFAGQQRYGTINWSGDIGWNWDTFKRQIVAGLNYNMTGMPYWTTDIGGFFRPGRSQYTDPQYHDLLIRWFQWGAFNPIFRTHGYQSETEPWKYGDRVEEQMRTILNQRYQLMPYIYSTAWQVSKNGYTMMRPLLMDFSADHDAIIQPYEYMFGPSMLIAPVIEPGIKQQAVYLPKSAGWYNWYNEEKYVGGRSVKADADGKIPVFIKAGAIIPVGPTMQYTGQKRADTLELRIYSGASGSFTLYEDEGDNYNYEKGLYNTTRFSWNESNRLLTIEPLISKHYPGRLTKRTFSVRVIDGKQAGTTSAKSANITYSGIKRVVKI; encoded by the coding sequence CGGCTTTTGGGCAGTTGTATAAATCGCATTTCATTAAGCCAGATAAAGTAGCTATTGATTTTTCTGAAGGAGTGCTGGATATTATTCCAGTGTCCGAAAAGGCGGTGCGTATACAATATCATCAAGGTGCGCTTAAAGAAACGCAAGAATTAGTTTTAATTAATAAAATCCAGATACCGAAGTTTAAAGTTGTTGCAACGCCATCGACAATCAAATTATCTACCCGGTCTTTGTTGGTGACATTTTCAAAACTCACCGGAGCCATATCCTTTGCTGATGCAAGCGGAAAAATATTTTTGCAGGAGAAGTTGGGCAGTCGCAAGCTTACACCAGGCAGCACACAGGGCGAAAAGTGTTTTACGGCCGAGCAAAGTTTTACGTCAGCGCCGGATGAAACCTTGCTGGGTTTAGGGCAATTTCAAGACGGTGGCTTTAATCTTTTAAACCTCAGTCGTAAGTTAACGCAGGTAAATACGCAAATCGCCATTCCCTTTATCTATTCGAGTAAAAATTACGGCATTTTATGGCATCAGTACGGGCTCACTTATTATAATCCGTCTGATAGTGTGGTTACGCTCGCAAAAAAAGACACTGTTGCCGGTGGAAAAGCCGATGCTGAGGTAACCACAACGGCAGGTACGAAAAAGGTATCGCAGCAGCAAGCGCTTTACCGGGGTACATTGAATATATATAGGGCCGGAATGTATTCTTTTCTTTTAGATTTAGGCGATATGGATAATAGGCACCTGCTTATTATTGATGGTAAACCGGTAATTGACCAATCTAATTTATGGTTGCCGCCTGCTGTGGGTAAACTGGCACATTTAGAAGCTGGTACGCATACCATACAAGTGGTTTGCAAGGCAAGCAACAAGCCTAAACTTACCTGGAAACCGGCTGATAATAGCACTACGTTTAGATCGCCCAATGCCAGGGAGTTAGATTATCTGGTATTTAAAGGTGCAAATGCAGATGAAGTGATTAGTAACTATCGCAATTTATCCGGGCAGGTACCTATGCTGCCTTTGTGGGCTTACGGCTTTTGGCAGTGCCGTGAGCGCTATACTTCGGGTAATCATCTGGTAGAAACTGTAAAAGAATTCAGAAAGCGTAATTTACCGGTAGACGTAATTGTGCAGGATTGGCAATACTGGGGTAAATATGGTTGGGGGGTACCCAAATTTGATGAAACCAACTACCCTGATCCTCAAAAATTTATTGGCGAGCTGCACCAGTTGAATGCACGCCTGTCTGTATCGGTTTGGGAAAACCTGGACAAGCGCTCTGATGTGGCTAAACCATACATTGCACAAAACCTATACATTGCTAATAGCCCCTGGATTGATATTTTTAACCCGGCAACGCAAAAAGTACATTGGAATGCACTTAACCAAAACCTATTTGCTAACGGAGTAGATTCTTGGTGGATGGATGCCACCGAGCCCGAAAATGATGCCCTTGCGGGTAAGCAAACCTATTTAGGACCAGGCGATTTTTACCGGCTGGTTTATCCGTTGTTTGTAAGTAAAGCTGTATATGACGGGCAGCGGCAAACCAACCCGAAAAAAAGGGTAGCTATATTAACCAGGTCTGCTTTTGCAGGTCAGCAACGGTACGGAACCATTAACTGGTCTGGCGATATTGGCTGGAATTGGGATACCTTTAAAAGGCAGATCGTGGCCGGTTTAAATTATAATATGACTGGTATGCCCTATTGGACTACCGATATCGGCGGGTTTTTCAGGCCGGGGCGTTCTCAGTATACAGACCCCCAATACCATGATCTGCTGATACGCTGGTTTCAGTGGGGGGCATTCAATCCTATTTTCAGGACACATGGTTACCAGTCAGAAACTGAACCATGGAAATATGGTGATAGGGTAGAGGAGCAAATGCGTACCATTCTTAACCAGCGCTATCAACTCATGCCTTATATTTATTCGACTGCATGGCAAGTATCTAAAAACGGATATACGATGATGCGGCCGCTATTGATGGATTTTTCGGCCGATCATGATGCTATCATTCAGCCGTATGAGTATATGTTTGGGCCGTCAATGCTGATTGCACCTGTCATTGAACCGGGTATAAAACAGCAGGCCGTTTATTTGCCCAAATCTGCCGGTTGGTACAACTGGTACAACGAGGAAAAGTACGTAGGAGGCCGGTCGGTTAAAGCTGATGCCGATGGTAAAATTCCAGTATTTATAAAAGCAGGTGCAATTATTCCGGTCGGTCCAACAATGCAATATACCGGACAAAAGCGGGCTGATACCCTCGAACTTCGCATTTACAGCGGGGCGAGTGGTAGCTTTACTTTATATGAAGACGAAGGTGATAACTACAACTACGAAAAGGGTTTATATAATACCACACGTTTTTCATGGAATGAGAGTAATAGATTGTTAACTATCGAACCCCTTATAAGTAAGCACTACCCGGGGCGCTTAACCAAGAGAACATTCTCTGTTCGGGTAATTGATGGAAAGCAGGCAGGGACAACTTCAGCTAAGTCTGCTAATATCACATATTCAGGTATAAAGCGGGTGGTAAAGATCTGA
- a CDS encoding SusC/RagA family TonB-linked outer membrane protein produces MKRRYIKTCCVLFAAFFAGVTKTHGQEKTDTLVNVAFRTIAKEDLLGGVSTINVTELLKKSYSANSLDNLQSLISGVTGTSLNGAPSANIWGQAPLILIDGIPRRAIDVRLTEVESITVLKGGEAVVLYGSNGSKGVILITTKRGPIGPLRIDVRGNAGLFVPKAYPKYLNAADYMTYYNEALTNDGIAIRQGSAGYTQSEIDITRAGTSPFRYPNIDFFSSDYLRKSAKRADVTTEIAGGNEFARYYTNIGLNYNNSLNNYGEQKKNYDFGFNVRGNVDMNISKWLTASANAVANLSDNYAGRGDFFAASALIPPNFNRFSPLIPISAIDPTNAQALALANNSNNIINGQYLLGGLSTAQTNVLSDMLAAGYIKTKSRSFLYNLNATADLSTFTKGLSFTTGTSLDFNTTYTEGYNRPYATYQPTWSTINGNDVITGLTQFGVDQNSTSEFVGRSIYTQTMSFKSQFDYRRTFANDHNVTATALGWWFTSQYSGDADNGNGIYQPLKNTNLGLQAGYNFRKKYYVDFSGAFIHSAKLPPGKRDGISPTVTLGWRLSDEGFFKNNLSFFNNLKVNASYSSIKQDLDVTGSRSNDRNVAVDYYLYEGFLTNRTPIANIYNWRDGAAGANTTRSVGGGNPDLTFVKRNEIRVGLEGGMFNNAVTFDANYFNQTTDGLLTQGQSIYPSYFSGSGDFRPWINYGKEQRKGVDFAVNLNKKIGEVQYSLGVTGLFYNSKILRRDETPAESYLARTGTVLDANYGYVSLGFFQNQADIDNSPRQTFGTVKPGDIKYQDINGDGVIDTRDQANLGKNGFAASPFNFGVNLTVKWKQITLFALASGNTGAMAFKNSTYYWPTASGKYSEEVLGRWTPATAATATYPRLSTNSTANNYRNSTFWQYKTNRINLNRLQITYDFNNEMFKKSFVHGLSVYAQGDNLLVIAKERKLMETNIGIAPQTRFFNLGVRTTF; encoded by the coding sequence ATGAAGAGAAGATATATAAAAACCTGCTGTGTTTTGTTTGCCGCATTTTTTGCAGGTGTGACAAAAACTCACGGGCAGGAAAAAACTGATACCTTGGTAAATGTAGCTTTCCGAACGATAGCTAAAGAAGATTTACTGGGAGGTGTTTCAACTATTAACGTCACTGAGTTATTAAAGAAAAGCTACAGCGCTAACAGTTTAGATAATTTGCAAAGCTTAATTAGTGGTGTTACTGGTACCAGCCTTAATGGTGCACCCAGTGCTAATATTTGGGGGCAGGCACCGCTTATATTAATTGATGGTATACCACGGCGAGCCATTGATGTTCGCTTAACCGAAGTAGAGTCAATTACTGTACTTAAAGGGGGTGAGGCTGTGGTGCTCTATGGTAGCAATGGTTCCAAAGGAGTTATTTTAATCACTACCAAAAGAGGACCAATCGGTCCGTTGCGTATTGATGTTCGTGGTAATGCCGGGTTATTTGTGCCAAAAGCATACCCGAAATACCTGAACGCAGCAGATTACATGACCTATTACAATGAGGCTTTAACTAATGATGGTATCGCTATCAGGCAAGGTTCAGCAGGGTATACGCAGAGTGAAATTGACATCACCAGGGCAGGCACAAGCCCATTTCGTTACCCAAATATTGATTTTTTTAGTTCAGATTACCTTCGCAAAAGTGCTAAAAGAGCCGATGTAACCACTGAAATTGCCGGCGGGAACGAATTTGCACGCTACTACACCAATATTGGTTTAAACTATAACAATAGTTTAAATAATTACGGTGAGCAAAAGAAAAATTATGATTTTGGCTTTAATGTGCGAGGAAATGTTGACATGAACATTTCAAAATGGCTTACAGCATCAGCAAATGCTGTAGCCAACTTGAGCGATAACTACGCAGGCCGGGGCGATTTTTTTGCAGCAAGTGCTTTAATACCACCAAATTTTAACCGGTTTTCGCCGCTTATTCCAATCAGCGCGATTGATCCAACCAATGCTCAGGCTTTAGCTTTAGCTAATAATAGTAATAATATTATTAATGGGCAGTATTTATTGGGTGGCTTATCAACAGCTCAAACTAATGTATTGTCGGACATGCTGGCTGCCGGGTACATTAAAACTAAATCACGCTCTTTCCTTTATAATCTTAACGCAACGGCCGATTTATCAACTTTTACCAAGGGGTTATCGTTTACTACCGGTACCAGTTTAGATTTTAACACAACATACACCGAAGGATACAATCGGCCTTATGCTACCTATCAGCCAACTTGGTCTACTATTAATGGTAATGATGTTATTACGGGCTTAACTCAGTTTGGTGTTGATCAAAACTCCACTTCCGAGTTTGTAGGGCGTTCTATTTACACGCAAACTATGTCGTTTAAATCTCAGTTTGATTACCGTCGTACCTTTGCAAATGACCATAATGTTACGGCTACGGCACTGGGTTGGTGGTTTACCAGTCAGTATTCCGGTGATGCCGATAATGGCAATGGTATTTACCAGCCTTTAAAAAACACCAATTTAGGTTTGCAGGCCGGCTATAACTTCCGCAAAAAATATTATGTAGATTTTTCGGGGGCATTTATACACTCTGCAAAGCTACCTCCGGGAAAAAGAGATGGTATCTCACCAACAGTTACGCTGGGATGGCGTCTCAGTGATGAGGGTTTTTTCAAAAACAATCTGTCATTTTTTAACAACTTAAAAGTTAATGCCTCATATTCGTCCATTAAGCAAGATTTGGATGTAACTGGCAGCAGATCTAACGACAGAAACGTTGCGGTTGATTATTATCTGTACGAGGGCTTTTTAACCAATCGTACTCCTATTGCAAATATTTATAATTGGCGCGATGGTGCAGCCGGTGCTAACACTACCCGCTCGGTAGGTGGCGGTAACCCCGACCTTACTTTTGTTAAACGTAACGAAATTAGAGTTGGTCTGGAAGGTGGTATGTTTAACAATGCAGTCACATTTGATGCCAACTATTTTAATCAAACAACTGATGGTTTGCTAACACAAGGGCAAAGTATTTATCCATCTTATTTTTCGGGTTCGGGTGATTTCAGACCTTGGATAAATTATGGGAAAGAGCAACGCAAAGGTGTTGACTTTGCTGTAAACCTGAATAAAAAGATAGGAGAAGTTCAATACTCACTGGGTGTTACTGGGTTGTTTTATAACTCTAAGATATTACGCAGAGATGAAACCCCTGCCGAAAGTTATTTAGCCAGAACCGGAACTGTTTTAGATGCAAACTATGGTTATGTAAGCCTTGGCTTTTTTCAAAACCAGGCCGATATTGATAACTCTCCGCGCCAAACCTTCGGCACCGTTAAACCAGGTGACATTAAATACCAGGATATTAACGGCGACGGTGTTATAGACACTCGTGACCAGGCAAATTTGGGCAAAAACGGCTTTGCTGCTTCGCCTTTCAACTTTGGTGTTAACCTCACAGTTAAGTGGAAACAGATTACCCTGTTTGCTTTAGCTTCAGGAAATACCGGCGCAATGGCGTTTAAAAACAGCACATACTACTGGCCAACTGCATCAGGCAAATATTCTGAAGAAGTTTTAGGACGTTGGACCCCGGCTACTGCGGCTACAGCCACTTACCCGCGTTTAAGCACTAACAGTACAGCCAATAATTACCGGAATTCAACCTTCTGGCAGTACAAAACCAACCGTATTAACCTGAACAGGTTGCAAATTACTTATGACTTTAATAACGAAATGTTTAAAAAATCATTTGTTCATGGCCTGAGTGTGTATGCACAAGGAGATAACCTTTTGGTTATAGCCAAAGAGCGTAAACTAATGGAAACCAACATTGGTATCGCACCGCAAACACGCTTCTTCAACCTGGGTGTAAGAACCACTTTTTAA